The Leptolyngbya sp. CCY15150 genomic sequence TGTTGTCGATGACCGACCTAGACTAGGTTCACGATTTTCATAACTGCGAAGGGCTCCCTAGGGAGCCCTTTTTTTGTCTAGGGTTATGGTTGATGCCTGTCGGGCGATCGCCCTCTGATCGTTCGCGTTCCATTCCTCGCTTTCAATCCGATCCCCCGATCGCTGTAGGATGAGAATCAGGGTTGGCGCAGTCGTCTCCACGATTCCAAAACAGTGAGATGTAACAGTGGAGGGCGATCGCTGCCCGTAGGATCCGTTGTCAGACCCTACCCTAGGGACTCGCGGATCGATCACCGGTAGCTTGTTGTTGAGGATGGACGAATTGATGTCGGAGACAGATTGGGCGGATGGCTTGCAATGGACTCCTGATGCCGCCGCAAAGTTTAAAAATATTCCCTTCTTCGTGCGATCGCAGGCCAGACAGCGCATTGAGGCGATCGCTCGTGAAGCAGAGACCGATATTGTGACGGCCGATATTGTCGATCAGGCCAGGATTGAATTTGGGCAGTGATCCGCAGGATTAGTGAATGGCCCGATTGCGAGCATAGTCGCTATTCCGTTGATAAAGATGCTGACATTGCTGGGCCATCTCATACTGTTCGTGACCGGAGGTCACCTCGCCCATGAGGTCTGAGGCCTGTTGCCATTGCTGGGCTAAGTGCAGCCAGTCTTCACTGCCTTGGGCGGTTTGTCCAGCAGCGATCGCTTGTTGAGCCATGAAGATTGCAGCCAGAAAAGGGGAATTGGCTTCTGGAGCTTCGTCTTGGAGATGGGTGTCGGTGCCGGTCGCTTGAGTAGCCGGTTGTTCCTGCGGGGAGTCTTGGTTGACAGACT encodes the following:
- a CDS encoding PCP reductase family protein; this encodes MSETDWADGLQWTPDAAAKFKNIPFFVRSQARQRIEAIAREAETDIVTADIVDQARIEFGQ